Proteins from a genomic interval of Triplophysa dalaica isolate WHDGS20190420 chromosome 21, ASM1584641v1, whole genome shotgun sequence:
- the LOC130410706 gene encoding metalloproteinase inhibitor 3-like, with protein sequence MGVQLLGVVLIFLSVGLTLQTGKHCNCVKRHPQDEYSSSKIVILADVTGKRLPVKNQHNLVRYKIKIIKVLKGSINAHKTQYVFTDSSSCGIKLAHGRYVLSAIQLNYGIKTMKCDIVKQWEHLSLTERENYSQTYKLGGNCTISTCSDSPCCPQSENECKWDANSPDALEYVCLRDSDNYCSWYWPASRVEEDEACLE encoded by the exons ATGGGCGTCCAACTGTTGGGTGTTGTGCTGATCTTCTTGTCTGTTGGGCTGACTCTGCAGACAGGAAAGCACTGCAACTGTGTCAAACGTCACCCTCAAGATGAATACTCCTCTTCTAAAATAG TGATTTTAGCTGACGTAACTGGAAAGAGGCTTCCTGTTAAGAATCAGCACAACTTGGTTCGgtataaaatcaaaataatcaaG GTGTTGAAGGGTTCTATCAACGCACACAAAACTCAATACGTCTTCACAGATTCATCATCTTGTGGCATCAAACTGGCTCATGGGCGATACGTGCTTTCAG ccATCCAGTTAAATTATGGGATCAAGACGATGAAGTGTGACATTGTCAAGCAATGGGAACATCTCTCCTtaacagaaagagaaaactaCTCACAAACGTATAAGCTGGGCGGTAACTGCACG ATCTCTACGTGTTCTGACAGTCCATGTTGTCCCCAATCTGAGAATGAATGTAAGTGGGATGCCAATTCTCCTGACGCTCTGGAATACGTCTGTCTGAGGGACAGTGACAACTACTGTAGCTGGTACTGGCCAGCTTCAAGAGTTGAAGAAGATGAAGCGTGCCTGGAATAA